One genomic region from Phragmites australis chromosome 1, lpPhrAust1.1, whole genome shotgun sequence encodes:
- the LOC133922733 gene encoding uncharacterized protein LOC133922733 gives MPLYDCMLLVKPLVARESVAELVGRVALRAYQRNGVVTDLKSFGKVHLGYGIKKLDGRHFQGQLMQMTMMVPPSFTQELHYLNKEDRLLRWLVVKHRDAVYGLEFINEDDGRNEMSGFNFTHMKDDDIEPDDEDDEDDDDDYEYEVEEEE, from the exons ATGCCGCTGTACGACTGTATGCTGCTGGTGAAGCCGCTGGTGGCTCGGGAGTCCGTGGCGGAGCTGGTGGGGCGGGTGGCGCTGCGCGCGTACCAGCGCAACGGCGTCGTCACCGACCTCAAGTCCTTCGGCAAGGTGCACCTCGGCTACGGCATCAAGAAGCTCGACGGACGACACTTCCAG GGCCAGCTTATGCAAATGACCATGATGGTTCCACCTTCCTTCACTCAAGAACTCCACTATCTGAACAAGGAGGACAGGCTGCTTCGCTGGCTGGTGGTGAAGCATAGAGATGCGGTGTACGGCCTGGAGTTCATCAACGAGGATGACGGGAGGAATGAGATGAGCGGTTTCAACTTTACTCATATGAAGGATGATGATATTGAACCCGAtgacgaggacgatgaggacgacgacgacgattacGAGTATGAGGTCGAGGAGGAAGAGTAG